GATAAATAATGAATGGCATCCAGTAAATTGGTTTTCCCGGCGCCATTATGCCCCACAAAACAATTTACCTCCGGATGAAACTCTAGTTCTGCCTCCGGGTAATTCTTAAAATTGAGTAATGTAAGTTTTTGCAGGTACATCCGACAAAATTAAGCATCCTCCAAATAAAAATCGGACTTGCGTAAAAAGATTAAAATAGTATTTTTGCGCACTCAATATAGTACAAATGGCAAATAATCAAGAGAATAATCATCAAGATATCGGTGGTGGTTTAGATTTACAAGGGCAGTTCGGTAAAACAGAACAATTTGTTACAGAAAATAAAAAAAGCCTTTTAATCATTTTAGGCGCAGTGGTTGTTATGGGTGGTTTATTCATTGGATGGAACCTGTACCATAAAAGCCAGGATAAAGAAGCGCAAGACCAAATGTTCAGAGCTGAGCAATATTTTGAGGTTGATTCATTAGATAAGGCGCTGAACGGTGATGGAAACTATCCGGGCTTTGCAAAAATTATTGATGAATATAGTGGTACTAAAGCTGCTAACCTTGCTTATTACTATGCAGGTATTTGCTACCTGAAAAAAGGTGAGTACCAAAAAGCCATTGACCATCTTGAAAGCTACAGTTCAAAAGACGAAGTCACCAGTGCTACTTCATTAGGAGCTATCGGTGATGCTTACAGTGAGTTAAAGCAATATGAGAAAGCCGCTGATTTTTACCAAAAGGCAGCTGATAAAAAATTGCAAAGCTTTTCGCCAATTTATTTAATGAAATTGGGTATGATTTACGAAGAGTTGAAAAAGAACGATAAAGCTATTGAAGCATACAATACAATTAAAACTGAATATAGTGATTCTCAGCAAGCTCGTACAATTGATGAGTACATTGCTCGCGCAGAAGCTAAGTTGTAATCAGTTGAATTGAAAGAGATTGAAAACGGTGAACGGTGTTTTAGCTGCTCACCGTTTTTTTATTTTAAAGTAAATATTTTTAATCATTAATTAACCATTTATCAAGATGGCTACAGCATATAAAAATCTTTCCGATTTTTCAGAATCAGAGGTTCCTTCTGCAGAAGGGTTTAAGTTTGGGATTGCGGTTTCTGAATGGAATCAAAAAGTAACCGGGGCATTGTTGCATGGCGCTATTGAAACGCTAAAAAAATATGGTGCTTCTGAGGAGCAGATAGTTGTTCATGCGGTACCTGGTACTTTTGAATTAAGTACCGGAGCGCAACTGCTATTAGAATATGGTGATTTTGATGCCGTAATTTGCTTGGGTTGCGTTGTTCAGGGTGAGACTCGTCATTTTGATTTTATTTGTGATGCGGTATCGCATGGTATTACAAACGTGGCTCTACAATATAAAAAACCAGTGATTTTTGGAGTTCTTACTACCGACAATATGCAACAAGCAATTGAGCGATCGGGTGGGCGTCATGGCAACAAGGGCGATGAAGCCGCTGTTACAGCAATTAAAATGGTTGAATTTGCTAAAAAAATGAAAAATTAATAACCAAAAGGCAAGTTTTACGTATAAATGGTTATGAAAAAATCAGTTCTACTGTTCATGCTTGCCTGTATATTAGCAGTGCCGGTACTAGAGGCTTGTTCCTCATATCAGTGTCCCGCCTATAGTTCGGTAAAAAAAGCAAAACCGGTAAAATCTAAAGGCAAAAAGAAAGATCGATTTAAGGACTAATTTTTGCATAGTATTTATAATCAGTAAACCTTATTTCGTTTTATTGATTATTCTGTTAAATTAATCAACTAAACTCATAGCTAATGAAACGTATTGCTATTCTCCTTCTCTGTGCATTTGTTGCAGGTACTGTTTTAGACTCTTGCCGCAGCGGCGAAAAATGTCCGGCTTACTCTACAGTTAAAAAAGGTAAAAAATCAAGATATTATTAATGAATTGGATTGAGCTGACTGCTGAAGTGCAATTGCAACAGATCAAGGCAAAAAAAAGTTTTAGTATTATTTTTAAGCACAGTAGCCGTTGTTCAATCAGCTTATTTGCTAAAAAACGATTTGAGCAGGATTGGACTGAATTACCTGCTGAAACTGAGCTATATTTTCTCGATTTGTTGAATTATCGCCCTGTTTCGGCAGCCATTGCTGAGATTTTTCAGGTGCATCACGAATCTCCTCAATTATTATTGATTAAGGATGGGGAGTGCATCTATGAATCGTCCCATGGTGAAATAAACGTTTCAGATACCCTGGAACAGATGATTATATAAGTAACAAAGCCCGGATTGTCCGGGCTTTGTTGATTATGGTAATTTGTTGAGAATAAGTTCAAAGTCAGTTTTATTAAGGCTATCTTTGTTGCCCTACTCAATTACATAATTATGACAGAAGCAGTTTTAGGATCACTTTCAACAGAGCTGATTGAATTGGAGAATAAGTATGGTGCACATAACTATCATCCTTTACCCGTTGTACTTGATAAGGGTGAAGGAGTATATGTTTGGGATGTTGAAGGTAAACGTTATTACGATTTTCTTTCTGCATATTCTGCCGTAAACCAAGGGCATTGTCACCCTAAAATTATCAGCACTTTAATTGAGCAAGCCCAAAAGCTTACACTCACTTCACGAGCGTTTTACAACAGTACATTAGGCGAGTATGAAAAATTTGTAACAGGGTACTTTGGGTTTGATAAGGTGCTTCCTATGAATACAGGAGCCGAGGCTGTTGAAACTGCAATTAAAATTTGCAGAAAATGGGCATACGAGAAAAAAGGTCTCGTCGAGAACTCTGCCCAAATTATAGTTTGTGAACAGAATTTTCACGGACGTACTACCACAATTGTATCTTTTTCAAGCGACAAGGGTGCCAATAAAAACTTTGGACCATATCCTGAGGGTTTTATCCGTATTCCTTATAATGATATTGATGCCTTGGCGAAAGCTTTAGAAAATCCTAATGTTGCCGGTTTCTTAGTGGAACCTATTCAAGGGGAAGCAGGTGTTTTTGTGCCTGATGAAGGTTACCTTACTAAAGCTCACTCGTTATGTAAGTCGAATAATGTGTTGTTTATCGCCGATGAGGTGCAAACCGGAATTGCCCGTACCGGTAAATTACTAGCATGCGACCATGAGAGCATTCATCCGGATGTATTGATTTTAGGTAAAGCCATTTCGGGAGGAGTACTTCCAGTGTCTGCTGTTTTGTGTAATGATGAAATCATGGAAGTTATTACCCCGGGAACTCATGGGTCTACTTTTGGCGGGAATCCGCTAGCCAATAAGGTGGCAATGGCTGCATTATCGGTAGTTAGAGATGAACAATTAGCTGAAAATGCAGAACGCTTAGGGAGATTGTTTCGTGCTGAGATGCAGAAGCTAGTGGATGAAACAGAGCTGTTAGTTTTGGTGCGTGGTAAGGGCTTATTAAATGCAGTAGTTGTGAACGATACAGAAGATAGTTCAACCGCATGGGAACTATGTGTACAGCTTAAAGAGAATGGGTTATTGGCAAAACCAACTCATGGAAATATTATTCGTTTTGCGCCTCCATTGGTTATGACTGAGGAGCAGT
Above is a window of Solitalea lacus DNA encoding:
- a CDS encoding YfgM family protein — translated: MANNQENNHQDIGGGLDLQGQFGKTEQFVTENKKSLLIILGAVVVMGGLFIGWNLYHKSQDKEAQDQMFRAEQYFEVDSLDKALNGDGNYPGFAKIIDEYSGTKAANLAYYYAGICYLKKGEYQKAIDHLESYSSKDEVTSATSLGAIGDAYSELKQYEKAADFYQKAADKKLQSFSPIYLMKLGMIYEELKKNDKAIEAYNTIKTEYSDSQQARTIDEYIARAEAKL
- the ribH gene encoding 6,7-dimethyl-8-ribityllumazine synthase encodes the protein MATAYKNLSDFSESEVPSAEGFKFGIAVSEWNQKVTGALLHGAIETLKKYGASEEQIVVHAVPGTFELSTGAQLLLEYGDFDAVICLGCVVQGETRHFDFICDAVSHGITNVALQYKKPVIFGVLTTDNMQQAIERSGGRHGNKGDEAAVTAIKMVEFAKKMKN
- the ytxJ gene encoding bacillithiol system redox-active protein YtxJ gives rise to the protein MNWIELTAEVQLQQIKAKKSFSIIFKHSSRCSISLFAKKRFEQDWTELPAETELYFLDLLNYRPVSAAIAEIFQVHHESPQLLLIKDGECIYESSHGEINVSDTLEQMII
- the rocD gene encoding ornithine--oxo-acid transaminase; its protein translation is MTEAVLGSLSTELIELENKYGAHNYHPLPVVLDKGEGVYVWDVEGKRYYDFLSAYSAVNQGHCHPKIISTLIEQAQKLTLTSRAFYNSTLGEYEKFVTGYFGFDKVLPMNTGAEAVETAIKICRKWAYEKKGLVENSAQIIVCEQNFHGRTTTIVSFSSDKGANKNFGPYPEGFIRIPYNDIDALAKALENPNVAGFLVEPIQGEAGVFVPDEGYLTKAHSLCKSNNVLFIADEVQTGIARTGKLLACDHESIHPDVLILGKAISGGVLPVSAVLCNDEIMEVITPGTHGSTFGGNPLANKVAMAALSVVRDEQLAENAERLGRLFRAEMQKLVDETELLVLVRGKGLLNAVVVNDTEDSSTAWELCVQLKENGLLAKPTHGNIIRFAPPLVMTEEQLMECVNIIRKTVLAFKK